Genomic segment of Ranitomeya imitator isolate aRanImi1 chromosome 6, aRanImi1.pri, whole genome shotgun sequence:
ACAAAGCTTGATTAGGTTACAAGGTTAACATGGTAAGGCTTCCTTTGCTGTGGTTGGTGTTCTTTGTAGTTGACTTCACCAATCTTCTGCAAGGGGGCGGCCAGTTGGCCAGGAACTAGCTTACCATCTGGGTCACATGCTCCATCATGCTTCTGTAGGGTGTGGTCTATGCTTCCAAAAACTTTTGCTACGTCCAGGAGTCCACGGGGGTTGTCTGTCATACAGCAGTTAAAATCAGGAGAAGCTTGTAGAAATAGGCTGATGGAGAACAACAGATAGGGAAATACACAATCTCAGATCCGGCTGGACTTCTCCACCACCTTCTTCAACAAGCCTAGTGGGCATGGCCTTCAGGGCCACGGCctctctcaatacaagtgtatggagcgaggacaCACTTTCTGGAAGGGAGTATGTATAAGTCATGCATACCCTCCAGTCCTGAttcagaaaccggtgaatccccgCAGCACACAGTGTGTATTCATGTGTATTTATAAGTTTTCAGTCACACAGAGTacctgcagacttatcggtttggaccggacaacccctttaagtcataaTAGGCTTTTTGTGGTTTCCAGTCAAATATGGTGCCAGCACCTCAGCCTACTGTTCCGTCGGTAATTTCGCCCGGTCCAGCACCCTCTGAATCACTGTTATGACTCCATCACATGGTAAGAGATGTGTTGCACAGATTACTCCATCTTTCTCACCTGTGTCTCTTCACTTCGATTTGGAAGTGGTGTGCTTTCCCTGACCAGGAGCATCTTTGCCAAGAGTCATCTACTGCTGCTGTACTTGTTACACTAACAGTTTATTAATCTTCTGCTGCGCTTGCGGATGCATGTTGGCCTGGAGCAGCTGCTTGATTAGCTCCTCCATGGGTTCAGACCATGCTTTAACAGCCGAGGCTGCCTTCACCCAGAACATACATTCTTTCCAGCAGTTACCTGTGCTCCTTATTATTCATTGCCCGTATTCTCCACCAGTTGTAGGAATTCAGTCATTTTTTACATAAGCAGTGTTCACAAAAGCTCGCGGTATCTTTGTCCAAATCAGCAGATTCGTAAAAGTTTATAAGTCTTCACCAAAAGCAAATGTACAGCCTCTTCCAGCACAAAACAAAAATAGTCCATGCAGAAATTTGGCTCCACCATTTAGATATCAcagggcttaggctactttcacacttccgtctttttgaagacgtcgcaatgcgtcgttctgtgcaaaaaacgcatcctgcaaagttgcccgaaggatgcgtttttttgcacatagacttgtattaccgacgcatccctacgtatggacacacgttccatacgtcgtgcactggatgcgtcagtaTTTGGCGAACCATCATAtcggaaaaacgttcaagggaacgttttttcatacgtcgggtcctgcaatttctatcgcgcatgcgtggccagaactccacTCCCTCCTCCCcgagactttagaatgggcagctaatgcgttgaaaaactgcatccgctgcccacgttgtgccgaattttcacaacgtccgtcggtacgtcgcaccgACGCTTAGCAACGGCCACGTAACCGCCGGTAATGTGAAAGAAGCTTTAGTCTGATGAGGAGTGACCAGCACAACAGGTCTTTCCACTTCTCCACACAGACCTTTATGCAGTTCTGCTGTCCATTTACACAAGCGCACCTCCTGGATCTGAGGATGGGCACAACCAGTCCCAACCAACTCTTCCAGTCGTTCCAAAATCCAGGCCCATTAAAAACACCTCTCAGAACTATACGTGCTGGTGCCTGCAGGTTTTCCATCGCCATGCCTAAGCACCTCGGTGACACACACACTCCATCCAGGACCTGTCCAGCTGCTTTCTGACAATATATAATGTACTGATAATAGAGGCGGTGTACTCATCTATGCAGTGCACGGTGTGTAATCACTTAAGGACTGATTACTATAAGAGCCTGAATACACTGATGTACTCACATAACTGTACGCACTCTTAGAGCCCGATTATATTGTTGTACATGCATATCTGCAATCAGTATTGCATAGAGTGGAGCATTATTATTCGGTGGTGGCCAGATCAGGGCAGTCCAAGCATCTGTGGCACCTGAATACTGGCATCCTGGCCGCCTCTTGTCACCACCTGATGTGGTGGAGCCTCGTACAAGTCGGGGGCGATGCTGGAGCACGACGTGTGTGATCACGGTCAGATCATGCGGCGTGATCTGCATGTGTGATCACAGTCATGGCTTCTCTCATCGCAGGATGGGGACTTCCGGACTCATTTACATGGATGACCTTGTGACTCTCTCACCTTTTACAACACTGGTGTCCTCACCCAAGGAAGCGAGGAGTAAAGTCTGAAGAACAAGACAGGAGAGCCGGAGTATGAACAGCAACCTAAGCAGCGCAGGCACCGACCTGAGAATGAGAAGGTAAGCGATGAAAACATTGCAGCCTGCTCCACCCGGCAAAGGTTGCTCCACCAACACAGACCGCGGCGCATGTGTGATAATTCACCGTATTGTATCACTCGGCTAAGGGATCTGGTGGGTCACACTGCCGATGTAGCTACGGAGTGGCTGGACGCCATAAATGTATAAGAGTAACAATCTATTgcttttctgatcttggcttgtatCATGCTGCTTCCCCCTCCGGGGCTGGAGTCCCAAGTCTTACCTCTCCCCCCTCCGGAGCTGGAGTCCCAAGTCTTACCTCTCTCCCCTCCGGAGCTGGAGTCCCAAGTCTTACCTCTCCCCCCTCCAGGGCTGGAGTCCCAAGTCTTACCTCTCCCCCCTCCGGGGCTGGAGTCCCAAGTCTTACCTCTCCCCCCTCCGGAGCTGGAGTCCCAAGTCTTACCTCTCCCCCCTCCAGGGCTGGAGTCCCAAGTCTTACCTCTCCCCCCTCCGGAGCTGGAGTCCCAAGTCTTACCTCTCCCCCCTCCAGAGCTGGAGTCCCAAGTCTTACCACTACACCCTCCGGAGCTGGAGTCCCAAGTCTTACCTCTACCCCCTCCGGAGGTGGAGTCCCAAGTCTTACCTCTCCCCCCTCCGGGGCTGGAGTCCCAAGTCTTACCTCTACCCCCTCCAGAGCTGGAGTCCCAAGTCTTACCTCTACCCCCTCCGGAGGTGGAGTCCCAAGTCTTACCTCTCCCCCCTCTGGAGCTGGAGTCCCAAGTCTTACCTCTACCCCCTCCGGAGGTGGAGTCCCAAGTCTTACCTCTCCCCCCTCCGGGGCTGGAGTCCCAAGTATTACCTCTACCCCCTCCAGAGCTGGAGTCCCAAGTCTTACCTCTACCCCCTCCGGAGGTGGAGTCCCAAGTCTTACCTCTCCCCCCTCCAGAGCTGGAGTCCCAAGTCTTACCTCTCCCCCCTCCGGAGGTGGAGTCCCAAGTCTTACCTCTCCCCGCTCCGGAGGTGGAGTCCCAAGTCTTACCTCTCCCCCCTCCGGAGCTGGAGTCCCAAGTCTTACCTCTACCCCCTCCGGAGCTGGAGTCCCAAGTCTTACCTCTCCCCCCTCCGGAGGTGGAGTCCCAAGTCTTACCTCTCCCCCCTCCGGAGGTGGAGTCCCAAGTCTTACCTCTCCCCCCTCCGGAGCTGGAGTCCCAAGTCTTACCTCTCCCCCCTCCGGAGCTGGAGTCCCAAGTCTTACCTCTCCCCCCTCCGGAGCTGGAGTCCCAAGTCTTACCTCTCCCCCCTCCGGAGGTGGAGTCCCAAGTCTTACTTCTCCCCCCTCCGGAGCTGGAGTCCCAAGTCTTACCTCTCCCCCCTCTGGAGCTGGAGTCCCAAGTCTTACCTCTCCCCCCTCCGGAGCTGGAGTCCCaagtcttacctctcctccctcctGACCTGGAGTCCCAAGTCTTACCTCTCCCCCCTCTGGAGCTGGAGTCCCaagtcttacctctcctccctcctGACCTGGAGTCCCAAGTCTTACCTCTCCCCCCTCTGGAGCTGGAGTCCCAAGTCTTACCTCTCCCCCCTCTGGAGCTGGAGTCCCAAGTCTTACCTCTCCCCCCTCCGGAGCTGGAGTCCCAAGTCTTACTTCTCCCCCCTCCGGAGCTGGAGTCCCAAGTCTTACCTCTCCCCCCTCCGGAGCTGGAGTCCCAAGTCTTACCTCTACCCCCTCCAGAGCTGGAGTCCCAAGTCTTACCTCTACCCCCTCCGGAGCTGGAGTCCCAAGTCTTACCTCTACCCCCTCCGGAGGTGGAGTCCCAAGTCTTACCTCTCCCCCCTCCGGAGGTGGAGTCCCAAGTCTTACCTCTACCCCCTCCGGAGCTGGAGTCCCAAGTCTTACCTCTACCCCCTCCGGAGGTGGAGTCCCAAGTCTTACCTCTACCCCCTCCGGAGGTGGAGTCCCAAGTCTTACCTCTACCCCCTCCGGAGCTGGAGTCCCAAGTCTTACCTCTCCCCCCTCCGGAGGTGGAGTCCCAAGTCTTACCTCTCCCCCCTCCGGAGGTGGAGTCCCAAGTCTTACCTCTACCCCCTCCGGAGCTGGAGTCCCAAGTCTTACCTCTCCCCCCTCCGAAGGTGGAGTCCCAAGTCTTACCTCTACCCCCTCCGGAGCTGGAGTCCCAAGTCTTACCTCTCCCCCCTCCGAAGGTGGAGTCCCAAGTCTTACCTCTACCCCCTCCGGAGGTGGAGTCCCAAGTCTTACCTCTACCCCCTCCGGAGCTGGAGTCCCAAGTCTTACCTCTCCCCCCTCCGGAGGTGGAGTCCCAAGTCTTACCTCTCCCCCCTCTGGAGCTGGAGTCCCAAGTCTTACCTCTCCCCCCTCTGGAGCTGGAGTCCCAAGTCTTACCTCTCCCCCCTCTGGAGCTGGAGTCCCAAGTCTTACCTCTCCCCCCTCCGGAGCTGGAGTCCCAAGTCTTACCTCTACCCCCTCCGGAGCTGGAGTCCCAAGTCTTACCTCTACCCCCTCCGGAGGTGGAGTCCCAAGTCTTACCTCTACCCCCTCCGGAGCTGGAGTCCCAAGTCTTACCTCTCCCCCCTCTGGAGCTGGAGTCCCAAGTCTTACCTCTCCCCCCTCTGGAGCTGGAGTCCCAAGTCTTAATAATGTCGTGCAGCAGAGGGATCAGCGCATGACAGGACAGTGTCTAGATACCTCTAGATCAGCACTACACCGGGTTATTGAATAAAAGCACTTATCCTAGAAGGTCATACACCATCTAACCCTAAGGTCTCAGCCACTTACCTGCCCTTCCTCAGGATGGCACCGCCACCAGCGGATCCAGCAATGGAAAACCCCAAGGATAGAATCCCGCTCCAAAATCCCAACTCAGCTGGAGAGACGCCCTGATCCAAGAGTAACAGGGGGACCATGGAGAGGGAGCCCTGCTCACCTGCAAGAAGAGCAACCTGCATGTCTGAGGGTCACAAGGACAACTCCCATCATGTCACCTCTGATGTCCGAGCAGAAGCTATACACCGTGGAGAGGAGGCGAGGGGCCAGATACTATACACCAGGAATGGGGGGCTGTATGCTATATACCAGGGTATAGGGGGACAGGATATACACCAATGTGGGGGGTCAGCGGAGGCTACTCACTGGGGAGAGGAGGCGAGGGGCCAGATACTATACACCAGGGAATGGGGGGCTGTATGCTACATACCAGGGTATAGGGGGATAGCGGAGGCTATACACTGGGGAGAGGCCAGATACTATACACCAGGGAATGGGGGGCTGTATGCTACATACCAGGGTATAGGGGGACAGGATATACACCAATGTGGGGGGTCAGCGGAGGCTATACACTGGGGAGAGGCGGCGAGGGGCCAGATACTATAAAACAGAGAATGGGGGGCTGTATGCTATATACCAGGGTATGGGGGGATGTGTTATACACCAATGTGCGGGGGTCCGAGCAGAGATTATACATCACGGACAATGACACTGAAGTAAAAAGAAGAGAGTGAACTTCTCCCAACATGTGCAGATTTTTGCAGCCCTCACCCAGCTTGTAGATCACCACATAGACCATGGTCCACACAGTCCCTGGAGCGTTGAAGACTTTCTCCATAACTTCCATCAGTCTCGGTTTAGACGACTTCTTCTGGTTTCCTTGATATCTGGAATCCCCTCCTTTTAGGGCTGTTGACCATTGTGCACAGAGCACCGCCATAAGGTACCCGCCCGAGAGAAGCAGGAAGACCCCTCTCCAGCCCAGACTATTGAGCACGGTGAGTGCGCCCCCTCCTGCCAGCACTGAGCCAAGCTTGTAGGCCACTACTTGGATGGAGTTACCCAGACCCAGCTGGTCCTGGTCCAGGACGGATACTGTCACCGCATCTAGTGCCACGTCCTGCATGGAGGACAGTACATGCATGAGGAGGAGCAGCCAGGCCAGAGTGGTGAACGCACCCTAGAGGGGCAACACCGAGCACAGGGCACAACAAAGGCACAGACCCCCAGTACTTAGCACAAGCCAGGTCTGACGATGCCACATTCCATCCACCAGGGGCGACCAAAGAAATTTCAGGAGCCATGGCAGGTACAGTACCCTAGTCAGTCCGATGTGCGACAGTGACAGTCCCTGAGTGCGAAGCAGAACCGGGAGCAGACCAGACTGAAGACCATAGGGAAAGCCTTGTACCAGGTACAGGACACCCAGTGAGAGGTACAGACCGGACATGGTGTATAGTGGGGTGTGCAGAGTGATAAATACAAAGGTGTACGGAGTAGATGTGGTACATAGCACGATCTACCGAGCGGACATGGTATATGGCAGGGTGTACGGCGCGGAGGTGGAATATggcggggtgtatggagcggaggtgGAATATggcggggtgtatggagcggaggtgGAATATggcggggtgtatggagcggaggtgGAATATggcggggtgtatggagcggaggtgGAATAtggcggggtgtacggagcggaggtggAATATGGCGGGGTGTATTGAGCGGAGGTGGAATATGgcggggtgtacggagcagaggtgGAATAtggcggggtgtacggagcggaggtggAATATGgcggggtgtacggagcgaaggTGGAATATTGCAGGGAGTATGGGGCAAAGGTGGTATAAGGCGGTGTACAGAGCAGAGGTGGTATACAGCGGGGTGTATGGGGCAGAGGTGGTATATGGCGGTGTACAGAGCGGAGGTGGAATATggtggggtgtatggagcggaggtgGAATATggcggggtgtatggagcggaggtgGAATATGgcggggtgtacggagcagaggtgGAATATggcggggtgtatggagcggaggtgGACTATggcggggtgtatggagcggaggtgGAATATGGCGGGGTGTACGGAGCTGAGGTGGAATATGgaggggtgtacggagcagaggtgGAATATGGCGGGGTGTATGGAGCGAAGGTGGTATATGGCAGGGAGTACGGGGCAGAGGTGGTATATGgcggggtgtacggagcagaggtgGAATATGGCAGGGTGTACAGAGCAGAGGTGGTATACAGCGGGGAGTACGGGGCAGAGGTGGTATATGGCAGGGTGTACAGAGTGGAGGTATATAGTGGGGTTGTCAGCTATACAGCGATGCACACACGGCGTTGGTCATGGATCGGCAGGACACAACAGATTCCCTCTGTTCTTTCACATCTTGTAGATTACTGGAGACCTGGAGGAAAAGGGACAGAAACATCAAAACCATCACCGATATGCAGACTGTATGTGCCATATAGGACAACTAAAATCCAAAAGACATCTCCAAAGTAGAAGAACGGACTCTTCAACCACCATTGAACATGTCCAACTAATTATAGATAGGCAGAGAGAAACTAAATTAAAAAGGGAAATACAGAGATAGAGATGACTCTTCAACATCCTTGGAAGCAGAGACCCTCTGCAATGGCCAGGTAATTAAGACAGGAAGATCTACTCTTGGAACCAGATACGAAACGAAAATTTGTTTACAAAGAGGAGGAGTACTGCCTCCTCAGGCAGAGGATTCCACACAACAAAGTTGCCGACCATCAGGTGCCAGTGTCCAGATATCAATATTGGGGTTTGGATTGAGCCAAAAATTATGAAGGATACATATCTCAGCGTCGTAGCAAAGGTCCAAACAGAACGCATTCACTGACATCACTTCCAGGCCATTCTAACCCCCTCTAGCTTATTGACAGTCCAGTAGATGATGCTATCCAACTTTTGTTTGATCCCAATGTAAAGGTAAAATCACGATAAAAAAAAAGATGACGTCAAGATCGACCACCTGGAACCTCGAGAGAAGATCTCATGTAAGTTGTGAATCTCATAAAATTCGGACAGACCCAGCAAAtcccacaatcagccccatcagagtTCATCTAGGGGAGTGGCAGGGATTTAATTTCACAGGACTTTCTTAATGCCACAAATTCCTAATATTACAGGCCGGGAAAGTCACGAGTACCACCAGCTGTGATCTTTGGAGCGAACAGCTCTCTGCAGCCTCCTATTGTCCAGACAATTACACGACTGGCCGATGATCCTCAGAGAAGGCCGCAGCCTGTCCGCACCACTAGGCCGGTTATAGGCCACAGCGTATGGCCTATACATCAGCGGATTCCAAACACGTCAATATGTGTATACACCCAGATACAGTCACCGCTAACTCCACGATAGCCCCAGACTACTCACCGCCACCACCAAGTCATCTCAGTCATTAGGACACAGTCACGGTAGCTTATGACTTCGAGGCGTAGTTTACAGAACATTGTAAaaggtggacaaaacaatacagcataaacagttccataaaataaaagggattaacaggAGAACTTACTACACCGATCGCAGAGACGATTCAGTTTAGCCGAAGGAGAGCGCTTCGATACGGCCGTCAATAAATGGGATTCATGTATACACAGGTGTGTAACTCTCTGCACGAATGCAGATGATAATTGAGCTTGATCTTTTATCAGAGTCCCACCCACACTCCCACCTGTGATGGCCTTACATGGGCCCGGTTGTGCGTTGGTCTCAGTCCTTCATGAAATCCCTATATATGCAATAACTCCTCACAGAACGATCACAGAAGGTTGAGACTGATGTCATCTTTTGTATCAGGATTTTATCTACGCTTAGAGACCAAACATGGCCTAGCTGCTGGCAGTTATATGGCCCCTATGGATTTGGGGCCTGTTGGTGGGGGTTATGAGTATgagaaaatgtgtatttttgcctAGTTATCCCAGTGCTGAAATGTGAGTCTCatttacaggggttggacaaaataatggaaaatcaacaaaagttagtttaatatggtgtaggtccccatattacagcctcaattctccgaggtatggattcatacaaggtctgaattgtttccaaaggaattttagcccattctgcagttaaacaccctccagttctttgagtgaCGATGGCGacggaaatcgacgtctaacttgaatctctaaaatcgaccataaatgctgaataatgttgaggtctggggaatgTGGGgctagatgagatgctcaacttcattagaatgttcctcatgccatgctttaacgattctatctgtatgaattggtgcattatcatcctgaaagaaggcgttcccctccgggaacagtgcttgaaccattggatgcacttggtcgcccaacatgcctaaataatctcggctgttaattcttccatgaagagatatcattggcccggcggatctccacgaaatagcaccccagatcatcacagaacctccaccatgttttacggttgggagaaggcagtctggatggaatgcttctttcggctgtctccaaacgtacactcagccggaggtcggaaatagggtaaacgatgattcgtctgagaatatcataTGTTTTCACTGCTCGAGGGaaaaattctggaggtttctacaccactctaaacgcttggaaacatttgtcattgagagcagcggttttctaattgcagctcatccgtggaatccagatttgtgcagctcccgacgaacagttttcgtggaaactgggttctgtaggtgttcattgagctcagcagtgattttcggagccgtggtccTGCGATCCTTTCTCACAATTCGatttagagtccgacggtctctccgtcaactttgactttcggccggacctgtgctttgctgcagaCGTTTTTcccttctctttcaaacgcagtcattactttggagacagtacctcttgacacgccaagcattcgggcactttctgttactctagcgcctgccatacgagcaccaacaatttggcctcttaaaatccgagaggtctgccattggaatcaagttctcatcaatgttcttacaattatgcaaaacaaacagttaatttacatacacatatcacataacacaaataatcaactacaaaacattaccatatgtcacggtttgcatgtttatcacatgttcgaagattatgatgccaaaacgtttgGTGTTTCCATTAtattgtccaacccctgtatattgGATGGATAGAAATTCCAATATTCTATATTTTCTCCTGGAGACATACTATCTGCACTGACTTATTGAAACTGCAGTGACCATAGCTATTTGTAAAGGGTGTCAGATCTTCCTTTAATCCACTCAAAACCTAATAAGACTTTTCCTGTCTCTCTGTCTATGCACAATACACATCCTCTTCAGTCACCTGGGCATAAAGAGCACTCATGCATTTTCATTAAGCAGCTTCACATTTCTGTACACTGCATTCTACATAAAGGCAGCTTGGAGTGCTAGCTCCGATCTCCTCAAAAAAACTGGTAGAGAAAAAAAAGGTAGAAGGGGAGGGGGGATATGAGGGAGCACAAGGATTTTTAAAATTTTCTATGATACACAGTGTTTACTATACACAGTGTACTATAGACGGTATGGTCAGAGATTGGGGGGGTTATTTGAGCCcaagttgtcagaagtttatatatttattatatataaatCTCCACATCTTTTGTCCACATTTCCGgttcggaacttgcagctctctggcgccccccttaacctcaggtcagtcagggaactgcacctagaacaAGCAGTCAAAGGAAAGGCAGCCTTGTCAAGTACTGGCTATATAGGCACTCAGCAGTGAGGATGGTGTGTGTCCCAGGTCGGGAATACACCCATAAACCTCCAATCCATCACTGCCTGGGTTTACCGATACCACCAGGACGCTTTGCTTCCACCAGTTCCTCGTTTGATACTAAAGACTATATCGGGTAGGAAC
This window contains:
- the MFSD3 gene encoding major facilitator superfamily domain-containing protein 3, which produces MHVLSSMQDVALDAVTVSVLDQDQLGLGNSIQVVAYKLGSVLAGGGALTVLNSLGWRGVFLLLSGGYLMAVLCAQWSTALKGGDSRYQGNQKKSSKPRLMEVMEKVFNAPGTVWTMVYVVIYKLGEQGSLSMVPLLLLDQGVSPAELGFWSGILSLGFSIAGSAGGGAILRKGRSVPALLRLLFILRLSCLVLQTLLLASLGEDTSVVKDCLLLTLLLQNFLAGVITTATFTLMMTCTRAAHRNVQASHYSLLSSLEVLGKVVFSAVSGLLVDSLGVSASFSLFIILSFLPLLHLQRLPPNLH